In Aspergillus fumigatus Af293 chromosome 2, whole genome shotgun sequence, a genomic segment contains:
- a CDS encoding rRNA-processing FCF1 family protein, translated as MGIAKKTRKFAQVKRAISQRDNRVKQPLNGKKEEKKPQGEELVRHIPVAPSNMFFAANTALGPPYTVLVDTNFVSHTIRAKLDMLPAMMDLLYAKCIPTFTDCTIAELEKLGPKFRLALRVAKDPRWNRLHCDHAGTYADDCIVDRVMKHRIYTVATNDKDLVRRIRKIPGVPIMKVARGKYVIERLPDSFD; from the exons ATGGGTATCGCCAAGAAGACTCGCAAGTTCGCGCAG GTCAAACGCGCCATCAGCCAGCGAGACAACCGCGTCAAGCAGCCCTTGAACggcaagaaagaagagaagaagcccCAAGGCGAAGAACTCGTCCGACACATCCCGGTTGCTCCATCAAACATGTTCTTCGCCGCTAACACCGCCCTGGGTCCTCCCTACACCGTGCTCGTGGATACCAACTTTGTTTCGCACACAATCCGTGCGAAACTGGATATGCTGCCTGCTATGATGGATCT GCTTTACGCCAAGTGCATCCCGACCTTCACAGACTGCACCATTgccgagttggagaagctgggcccGAAGTTTCGGCTGGCGCTGAGGGTCGCAAAGGATCCGAGATGGAATAGGCTGCATTGTGATCACGCTGGTACCTATGCCGATGACTGCATTGTGGACAGG GTTATGAAGCATAGGATCTACACCGTCGCCACGAACGATAAGGACCTTGTGCGGCGCATCCGCAAGATACCCGGTGTGCCAATTATGAAGGTTGCCAGAGGCAAATATGTCATCGAGCGGCTACCTGACAGCTTTGACTGA
- a CDS encoding DUF5102 domain-containing protein, whose protein sequence is MSERLSRPSSPYLEPPRRSTELEDSGAQDSVNAVSSAVPNSDDEHFSDASEGHERSRSHPLSGRTSPIPLTRVERVDDRPAHGEVPGTVAYEKREQDAVPDEIEIIPTGSHSRSSSTVGSQNRPLTPGGSPIPRTIVEKVDVNQPSHGDVPGTLAYEKRRADAVPDLVIKASEPDIDSPAGDAESNEPGSVTGMQVPATVVSQVDSTAIEDSTYSLQAHRRRPSDAAPDVIEKISDAPDHTSLRGSLTSQSLIRDSVEDDRDYEDNATPETPQDHAAADDFDDFAEEQDLADDDFGDFDDGFQEPDGETAEPELIEPQQPLPHPLASFPDLHAALDQYLDKLYPTSKNVESLPPLEPIQDASSIFSTERSLSLWSQLVAPPPLQPQNWVKSRIRRLFLVSLGVPVDLDEILPASKQKKLVLPSINLSGSDTTGSAVHSRSHSQARKSGSQDGIDSPTTSAPTGRHRTSRRRDRSPPPQLDLSAVRRLCATTDAALDGLTDAELRTHVKELEQVTLRASSVLEYWLKRRDGLVSEREAFEGVIENLVNHARRVRK, encoded by the exons ATGTCGGAGCGGCTCTCCCGTCCGTCCAGTCCATATCTGGAGCCCCCGAGAAGGAGTACTGAGTTGGAAGACTCGGGGGCTCAAGACTCAG TCAATGCGGTTTCCTCAGCGGTTCCCAacagtgatgatgaacaTTTTTCGGACGCCAGCGAAGGCCACGAGCGCTCTCGTTCCCACCCACTCTCCGGTCGCACATCCCCTATCCCGTTGACTCGAGTTGAGAGGGTGGACGATCGACCCGCACACGGTGAAGTTCCCGGTACAGTTGCATATGAAAAAAGGGAACAAGACGCTGTCCCTGATGAAATTGAAATCATCCCGACGGGGTCACATAGCAGGAGCTCGTCCACTGTGGGCTCGCAAAACCGCCCATTGACTCCCGGAGGGTCGCCCATCCCTCGAACAATTGTTGAAAAGGTCGATGTAAATCAACCAAGCCATGGTGACGTCCCTGGGACGCTTGCATATGAGAAGCGTAGAGCAGACGCAGTACCAGATCTTGTCATCAAAGCGTCAGAACCGGACATCGATTCCCCTGCGGGTGACGCCGAATCAAACGAGCCTGGATCTGTCACCGGAATGCAGGTCCCTGCCACAGTGGTCTCACAAGTAGATTCAACGGCAATTGAAGACTCGACTTACAGTCTACAGGCTCATAGGAGGCGCCCAAGTGATGCCGCTCCAGATGTGATAGAGAAGATTTCAGATGCACCAG ATCACACCTCACTGAGAGGCTCGTTAACGAGTCAAAGCCTCATTCGTGATTCAGTTGAGGACGACCGTGACTACGAAGACAATGCGACACCCGAAACTCCTCAGGACCATGCAGCTGCGGACGATTTTGACGACTTTgcagaagagcaagatttagcagatgatgactttggcGACTTCGACGATGGCTTTCAAGAACCGGATGGAGAGACTGCTGAGCCAGAATTGATTGAGCCTCAGCAGCCTCTCCCGCATCCTTTAGCT TCTTTTCCCGATCTCCACGCCGCCTTGGATCAATACCTCGACAAACTCTATCCCACTTCCAAGAATGTTGAATCGCTCCCTCCTCTAGAGCCAATCCAAGatgcctcctccatcttcagtACTGAGCGATCCCTGTCACTTTGGTCTCAGCTCGTCGCGCCGCCGCCATTGCAGCCGCAAAACTGGGTCAAGTCGCGAATTCGCCGTCTTTTCTTGGTTTCTTTGGGCGTTCCCGTTGACCTGGATGAGATACTGCCGGCTtcaaagcaaaagaagctcGTGCTTCCATCTATCAATCTGAGCGGCTCAGACACTACTGGATCTGCCGTTCATTCACGCTCTCATAGTCAGGCCAGGAAAAGCGGCTCACAAGACGGCATTGACAGTCCCACAACGTCTGCTCCGACAGGTCGGCATCGAACATCTCGTCGCCGTGACCGGTCTCCGCCACCGCAGCTGGATCTGTCGGCCGTGCGGCGACTATGTGCCACCACCGATGCAGCATTGGACGGGTTGACCGACGCGGAGTTGAGGACGCACGTCAAGGAACTTGAGCAAGTCACGCTTCGGGCTAGTTCTGTCCTTGAATACTGGCTGAAGCGTCGAGATGGACTAGTCAGTGAGAGGGAGGCATTTGAAGGCGTGATAGAGAATCTTGTTAATCATGCAAGGCGTGTGAGGAAGTGA
- the artA gene encoding 14-3-3 adaptor artA, protein MGHEDAVYLAKLAEQAERYEEMVENMKVVASSDVELTVEERNLLSVAYKNVIGARRASWRIVTSIEQKEESKGNESQVALIKEYRQKIEAELAKICDDILDVLDKHLIPSAASGESKVFYHKMKGDYHRYLAEFAVGDRRKAAADASLEAYKNATEVAQTDLAPTHPIRLGLALNFSVFYYEILNSPDQACHLAKLAFDDAIAELDTLSEESYKDSTLIMQLLRDNLTLWTSSEAEPAAESNTPAEKKEEAPAAEGEKPAE, encoded by the exons ATGGGTCACGAAGATGCTGTTTACCTGGCCAAGCTCGCCGAGCAGGCTGAGCGCTACGAAG AGATGGTCGAGAACATGAAGGTTGTGGCCTCCTCCGATGTAGAGCTCACCGTCGAGGAGCGGaatcttctctctgtcgcCTACAAGAACGTCATTGGAGCCAGACGTGCGTCGTGGAGAATTGTCACCTCGATTGAGCAGAAGGAGGAATCGAAGGGCAACGAGTCCCAGGTCGCTCTGATCAAGGAGTACCGCCAGAAGATCGAGGCCGAGCTTGCTAAGATCTGCGACGACATCCTGGACGTTCTGGACAAGCACCTGATCCCCTCTGCTGCGAGTGGCGAGTCCAAGGTCTTCTACCATAAGAT GAAGGGTGACTACCACCGTTACCTTGCCGAGTTCGCCGTTGGCGACCGCCGCAAGGCCGCCGCCGACGCCTCTCTCGAGGCTTACAAGAACGCTACCGAAGTCGCTCAAACCGACCTCGCTCCCACCCATCCCATCCGCCTTGGATTGGCTCTTaacttctccgtcttctACTACGAAATCCTCAACTCTCCCGACCAGGCTTGCCACCTTGCCAAGCTCGCTTTCGATGATGCCATTGCTG AGCTCGACACCCTGAGCGAAGAGAGCTACAAGGACTCCACTCTCATCATGCAGCTTCTCAGAGACAACCTG ACTCTCTGGACCTCATCTGAGGCTGAGCCCGCTGCTGAGTCGAACACTCctgccgagaagaaggaggaggccccTGCCGCTGAGGGCGAGAAGCCCGCTGAATAA
- a CDS encoding phytanoyl-CoA dioxygenase family protein has protein sequence MASKPLPHHSKEIPSIHLTDTEICSRQINSHNLQRAIEALHQDGVVIVQNAIPPFYLDQLNTLMTPDAYTLYEKRSTHRNFGPETGNIQQEVPVQKAIDRFREQIPDVEDGEPKAHDPLSMIIANPFATAIIECMLGPKPQLRFLSANTAFRTKEAGRQPPHIDVAFDFPRVPFGFCVNVNLVGTTATNGATELWPGTHTDTDVSVLMPDNDGVIRKELVEARRKLCPPVQPLLPKGSIIIRDFRLWHAGMPNRTDEPRVMLVTVLFARWYRSELRMRLPESCKGEIEWGDLEPFVDWMGEDYDYLQGSHDHDFVLLP, from the coding sequence ATGGCCTCCAAGCCATTGCCTCATCACTCGAAAGAAATTCCCAGCATTCACCTCACTGACACTGAAATATGCAGCCGGCAAATCAATTCTCATAATCTTCAGCGTGCTATCGAGGCTCTTCACCAGGATGGTGTTGTTATTGTGCAAAACGCAATTCCTCCTTTCTACTTGGATCAGCTCAACACTCTCATGACTCCTGACGCTTACACACTCTACGAGAAAAGATCCACGCACCGGAATTTTGGGCCCGAAACAGGGAACATCCAGCAAGAAGTCCCCGTACAAAAGGCCATTGACCGTTTTCGCGAGCAGATACCTGATGTTGAGGACGGCGAACCAAAGGCGCACGATCCCTTATCGATGATCATCGCAAACCCCTTCGCCACCGCTATCATCGAGTGCATGCTAGGTCCCAAGCCACAGCTCCGATTCCTCAGTGCAAACACGGCCTTCAGGACCAAAGAGGCAGGTCGTCAGCCGCCGCATATCGACGTCGCGTTTGACTTTCCCCGGGTTCCGTTCGGCTTCTGCGTGAACGTAAATCTGGTCGGAACGACAGCTACGAATGGCGCGACTGAGCTCTGGCCCGGCACGCACACTGACACTGATGTGTCGGTGCTAATGCCTGACAATGATGGAGTGATTCGGAAGGAGCTGGTGGAAGCGCGACGCAAGCTCTGTCCGCCGGTGCAGCCTCTATTACCCAAAGGGTCTATAATCATCCGGGACTTTAGGTTGTGGCATGCTGGGATGCCGAATCGAACGGATGAACCGCGGGTTATGCTTGTCACTGTGTTGTTCGCACGCTGGTATAGGAGCGAGCTGAGGATGAGACTTCCGGAAAGTTGCAAAGGTGAGATTGAGTGGGGAGATCTAGAGCCATTCGTGGACTGGATGGGGGAGGATTATGATTATTTGCAAGGTTCTCATGACCATGATTTTGTTCTGCTGCCATAA
- a CDS encoding putative nucleoporin Nsp1, giving the protein MSNTFSFGAPASSGASSGSLFGTAGNAFGSNQNSSNTTTGGGLFGNVGASSSGTSTPSLFGSAPATGKSGNTLFGGGTSATSSSTPTGSTPAFSFGTQTKSGSTPQSPSLFGGGSQTPKPGESSASGQTGGNALFGNAAKPAGNIFGSAAATPAPSGGSLFGNTSTTPAGPPPQGTAAGQGQSLFGQAAQKPGGLFGGLNATTTSSSTASPTATTAPATGGTSTLFGGAQQSQSSGGGLFGSNAQQKPMFGTTPSAPSGGGLFGNAAKDKPAESTTPTTTADGAAKPLFGAAPSAPAGQAQGSSLFKMPSSSADSGSKPAFPSLGTTTTTTTSQPSTALTTSSDTPQKSLFPSLGGTTSATPSTTPAAAPAGGGLFGGLGASKPAETGAATTTTAPASQPAAATGGLFGKPAETTSSTQAPSTAAGATATTAGAKPSLTATSGPATSATPTTTGTAAGTTTAAGGTALGASTVGPTPPAQSRLKNKTMDEIITRWATDLTKYQKEFREQAEKVAEWDRMLVENTAKVQKLYGSTVDADRATQEIERQLASVEGQQEELSSWLDRYEREVDEMMSKQVGPGEALQGPDQERERTYKLAERLSEQLDEMGKDLTSMIEEVNGASATLSKTNKADEPISQIVRILNSHLSQLQLIDQGTSELQAKVSAAQKSGHILSSRFGHGFSSSGLGGGSAADDFYRSYMGRR; this is encoded by the exons ATGTCGAACACATTCTCTTTTGGTGCGCCGgcctccagcggcgcctcAAGCGGAAGTCTATTTGGAACTGCTGGCAACGCTTTTGGCTCCAATCAGAACAGctccaacaccaccaccggaGGTGGTCTCTTTGGCAATGTAGGAGCTTCCTCTAGCGGCACTTCTACACCCTCATTATTCGGATCGGCACCTGCGACGGGGAAATCTGGCAATACCCTGTTTGGTGGTGGTACCAGTGCTACGAGCAGCAGCACACCTACCGGAAGTACGCCTGCATTTAGTTTTGGAACTCAAACCAAGTCTGGTAGCACACCTCAGTCACCGTCCTTGTTTGGCGGCGGATCGCAGACACCCAAACCAGGAGagtcttctgcttctgggCAAACCGGCGGCAATGCTCTCTTCGGGAATGCCGCAAAGCCTGCTGGGAATATATTCGGAAGCGCCGCAGCGACTCCTGCGCCATCCGGAGGCTCACTCTTCGGCAACACCTCTACCACACCTGCTGGCCCTCCGCCACAGGGAACCGCGGCCGGGCAGGGACAGTCGCTTTTCGGACAGGCAGCTCAGAAACCAGGCGGTCTCTTCGGTGGACTGAACGCAACAACTACTTCCTCATCGACAGCCTCTCCCACAGCCACGACGGCGCCGGCGACGGGCGGGACGTCTACACTTTTTGGGGGAGCTCAACAGTCACAATCTAGCGGAGGTGGTCTCTTTGGGTCGAACGCTCAACAAAAACCAATGTTTGGAACGACTCCGTCGGCGCCCAGTGGCGGTGGTTTGTTCGGCAATGCAGCCAAGGACAAGCCTGCGGAATCAACAACCCCAACAACCACTGCTGACGGTGCTGCGAAACCCCTCTTTGGAGCTGCCCCGTCAGCACCCGCTGGGCAAGCTCAAGGGTCCTCACTCTTCAAGATGCCATCCTCTAGCGCCGATTCAGGGTCGAAACCTGCTTTCCCGTCTCTCGGTACAACTACCACAACCACGACCAGCCAACCTTCTACAGCCTTGACCACATCATCCGACACTCCGCAAAAGTCACTATTCCCCAGTCTTGGAGGTACTACGTCCGCGACCCCGTCAACTACACCAGCGGCCGCTCCAGCTGGAGGTGGTCTGTTTGGTGGACTAGGTGCGTCCAAGCCTGCGGAAACCGGTGCGGCAACAACCACCACCGCTCCCGCTTCTCAACCCGCAGCGGCGACCGGCGGACTGTTCGGTAAACCTGCTGAGACCACATCCTCCACACAGGCCCCGAGCACTGCTGCGGGCGCCACTGCAACCACTGCTGGTGCCAAGCCGTCGCTCACAGCGACTTCCGGCCCGGCAACATCGGCAACGCCCACCACTACTGGAACCGCTGCCGGGACGACCACAGCGGCCGGAGGTACTGCTCTTGGAGCATCCACGGTTGGCCCAACGCCTCCGGCGCAGTCTCGcctgaagaacaagaccaTGGATGAGATTATCACGAGGTGGGCTACCGATTTGACCAAGTACCAAAAGGAATTCCGGGAGCAGGCCGAGAAGGTTGCGGAATGGGACCGTATGTTGGTGGAGAATACTGCGAAGGTCCAAAAACTCTATGGCAGTACAGTCGATGCCGACCGGGCCACACAGGAGATCGAGCGCCAGCTCGCATCCGTTGAAGGGCAGCAGGAAGAGCTTAGCTCGTGGTTGGATCGGTATGAGCGTGAGGTGGATGAGATGATGTCGAAACAAGTGGGACCTGGCGAAGCCCTGCAAGGGCCGGATCAGGAACGTGAAAGAAC CTACAAACTGGCCGAAAGGCTGTCCGAGCAGTTGGACGAAATGGGCAAGGATTTGACGAGcatgattgaagaagtcaatgGTGCTTCGGCTACTCTAAGCAAGACCAACAAGGCCGATGAGCCG ATTTCTCAAATCGTGCGCATCCTCAACTCGCATCTTTCTCAACTGCAGCTTATCGACCAGGGCACATCCGAGCTCCAGGCAAAGGTCAGCGCCGCGCAAAAGTCTGGACATATATTGTCGTCGCGGTTTGGTCATGGATTCAGCAGCTCTGGGCTGGGCGGCGGAAGTGCTGCGGATGACTTCTATCGCTCCTACATGGGACGGCGGTGA
- a CDS encoding MIZ zinc finger domain protein, with product MSPSTTKNRPHLPNNPHHQLEWSNSTANLFLGGVGVRRSWMLGASPSVSISSASGAPTIPLDSSCQSSLAVVSAPSSAFASAIANQPKSRPQGIQDPPSSSVTIVPRSQKSQKDNNEVAFTANGNFINAPTASPPSVLMSPVTPGGILPQNREILPPCPGVPPSLPVSTITATPNVSAPPVINESTVFVHATQPLQQSQSSSLPSPDSSSASHPSPASAGDRNDRCLSHGVPPSPPPVSGPMQIHRQLENPRQINQRNLMPATAAPTTVGGERMAEETSAPSTIRGGQRHQEIESPQQFIAPAPPEAQQQSRPSMTSAPPDWNHIPSSPVGLGPSTSFINQTFWTQSQEALDAFVARADSAMLLSETVELPRTRLLRDACNEKDLFYLTLHQIYTLRTFAPSEFARLPYVSGQNETGMEVVQQLLVDNHRLSGDFLRWSVNFPRPLGVMCQTREFPIVLHRIARSLGLFAEKWTAFDRHIRERGYPPLIDELVVQFGITSTVLLSIVFLALSRRIFGTQHEDQLRSIYSKNKRNYVERFGSRHTPQQIHRENEHLIQAYKALSRAQISPVGQQTSPVAQEHAAEPQRSLQPVGPTGQITYVAIPSPQMPSAQVPVHSSQSQTLPIAVYAPDAMNRAAPMFLNGQRPQHPPPARPNLVHPRGLDISSQVPAGQMTGTAAQSPVPAPGGHQAQVVSHSPSQDVRQIPPQPSLQAMSFTTPVHRITTQTRHVQGLVQQPQQNPPIPQPLLPPPGPLPSTTTRPHPLRHALHQAHLRDPIVKWTFSGTGGETTDKETNLFHYLKSFAVPPTPLGQTESAFEWQFPLSRADFDRLPRIVPGDIGQRLVRSLVDGSLIYRLRCIRISPSAKEVSQHTWCLTESVWPSVIYIFVNGVELYVRRKFHNGKDIPLDISGHLKEGLNTISLHFLRSAAESRDVVYALAVEVMDILSFAQVKKLAQTLPAPQSRERICRRLSLSAADDELSIISDYLAVNLVDPFMARIFNIPARGITCEHVECFDLETYILTRASKAGKAVLKENWRCPICGADARPQHLIIDGFLSEVRAELVRTGCLEGARAIRIKADGSWELKSDGDVTSSERELARVQESSSLKRKREGVVSPLATQRPKTEGAGRESLASRESSASLVIELD from the coding sequence TGGTGCTCCTACCATTCCTCTCGATTCATCCTGCCAGTCTTCACTTGCTGTTGTCTCGGCTCCGTCTTCTGCCTTTGCCTCTGCCATTGCCAACCAACCTAAAAGTCGGCCGCAAGGCATACAAGACCCCCCTTCATCCTCCGTCACAATCGTCCCGCGGAGTCAGAAGAGCCAAAAAGATAATAATGAGGTCGCCTTCACTGCCAATGGTAACTTCATTAATGCTCCTACTGCGTCCCCGCCGTCAGTCTTAATGTCACCCGTGACGCCCGGGGGAATCCTTCCACAAAATCGCGAAATTCTACCTCCCTGCCCTGGGGTACCGCCAAGCCTCCCCGTGTCTACCATAACAGCTACCCCGAATGTCAGCGCTCCTCCTGTGATAAATGAGTCAACGGTGTTCGTCCATGCAACTCAACCGCTGCAGCAGTCACAGTCCTCCTCGCTTCCGTCTCCCGATTCAAGCAGTGCCTCCCATCCTAGCCCTGCTAGTGCTGGAGACCGGAATGACCGCTGTCTGTCACATGGCGTTCCTCCATCCCCTCCGCCAGTCTCCGGGCCGATGCAGATACACAGACAGCTGGAAAATCCTAGGCAAATTAACCAGCGCAATCTCATGCCCGCCACCGCAGCGCCGACCACAGTGGGCGGGGAGAGGATGGCCGAGGAAACTTCAGCGCCATCCACAATTCGAGGCGGGCAGAGACAccaggagattgagagtCCTCAGCAGTTCATAGCCCCGGCTCCCCCTGAAGCACAGCAGCAGTCTCGACCGTCGATGACCAGCGCCCCGCCCGATTGGAACCATATTCCTTCCAGCCCCGTTGGCCTGGGTCCTTCTACTtccttcatcaaccagaCATTTTGGACACAGTCGCAGGAGGCCCTGGATGCTTTCGTGGCAAGAGCGGATAGTGCCATGCTGCTCTCAGAGACAGTGGAACTGCCACGGACACGTCTTCTACGGGATGCTTGTAACGAAAAGGATTTGTTCTACCTAACTCTTCATCAAATATACACCCTGCGCACCTTTGCTCCTTCGGAGTTTGCTCGGTTACCGTACGTAAGCGGACAAAACGAGACGGGCATGGAAGTTGTGCAGCAGCTTCTAGTAGACAACCACCGTTTATCAGGCGACTTCTTGAGGTGGAGCGTTAATTTTCCTCGGCCGTTGGGTGTGATGTGTCAGACACGTGAGTTCCCAATAGTTCTCCATCGGATCGCCCGTTCCCTGGGATTGTTCGCTGAAAAGTGGACGGCTTTTGATCGTCACATCCGAGAGCGCGGTTATCCCCCTTTGATTGATGAATTAGTCGTGCAATTTGGCATAACATCGACCGTACTATTATCAATAGTATTCCTAGCCTTGTCCCGAAGGATTTTCGGCACGCAGCATGAAGACCAGTTGCGGAGTATCTACAGCAAGAACAAGCGGAATTACGTCGAACGGTTCGGTTCCAGGCACACTCCGCAGCAGATTCACCGCGAGAACGAGCATTTGATCCAGGCATACAAGGCCCTTTCCCGTGCCCAGATATCGCCAGTTGGTCAACAAACTTCACCTGTGGCACAGGAGCATGCAGCTGAACCCCAGCGCTCATTGCAGCCCGTTGGGCCCACAGGGCAAATCACATATGTCGCAATCCCAAGCCCTCAGATGCCGTCCGCGCAAGTACCCGTACATAGCTCTCAATCGCAGACCCTGCCAATTGCTGTTTACGCTCCTGATGCCATGAATCGTGCCGCGCCGATGTTTCTGAATGGTCAGAGACCCCAGCATCCACCCCCTGCACGGCCAAATCTTGTGCATCCCAGGGGGCTTGACATCTCCTCTCAAGTGCCAGCTGGGCAGATGACAGGCACGGCTGCTCAGTCACCGGTGCCTGCACCTGGTGGACATCAGGCGCAAGTAGTATCGCACTCCCCTTCTCAGGATGTCCGCCAAATCCCACCGCAGCCTTCACTTCAGGCTATGTCATTCACCACTCCTGTTCATCGCATTACTACTCAAACGCGGCATGTGCAAGGACTGGTGCAGCAACCGCAGCAAAACCCGCCGATACCACAGCCGCTCCTTCCTCCGCCGGGGCCCCTACCATCTACCACGACACGGCCTCACCCTCTCCGCCATGCCCTACATCAAGCACATCTCCGCGATCCCATAGTCAAATGGACTTTCTCGGGAACGGGAGGAGAAACTACAGACAAGGAGACGAATCTGTTCCATTATTTAAAATCGTTCGCGGTACCGCCGACTCCCTTGGGGCAGACAGAGTCTGCTTTTGAATGGCAGTTTCCTCTTTCCCGAGCAGACTTTGACCGGCTTCCTCGAATCGTGCCTGGTGATATCGGCCAGCGTCTAGTGCGATCCCTGGTTGATGGTAGTCTGATCTATCGTCTGCGGTGTATTCGCATTTCGCCGTCGGCGAAAGAGGTGAGCCAGCATACTTGGTGTCTCACAGAATCTGTGTGGCCCAGTGTTATTTATATCTTTGTGAATGGCGTAGAACTCTATGTTCGCCGCAAATTTCACAACGGCAAAGATATTCCTCTTGACATCAGTGGTCACCTAAAAGAAGGCTTGAATACTATCTCCCTGCATTTCCTCCGCAGTGCCGCAGAGAGCAGAGACGTGGTATATGCATTAGCGGTGGAGGTCATGGATATCCTCAGTTTTGCTCAAGTGAAGAAGCTCGCTCAGACCCTACCCGCACCCCAGTCTCGCGAGCGGATATGTCGACGTCTTTCCTTGAGCGCTGCGGACGATGAATTAAGTATTATCAGTGACTACCTCGCTGTCAATCTAGTGGACCCGTTTATGGCTCGAATATTCAACATTCCTGCTCGCGGAATTACTTGCGAGCACGTAGAATGCTTTGACCTCGAGACATACATCTTGACCAGGGCCTCCAAGGCGGGTAAAGCTGTcttgaaggagaattggAGATGCCCAATCTGCGGCGCAGACGCCCGTCCTCAACATTTGATCATCGATGGCTTTCTTAGTGAAGTCCGTGCCGAACTTGTACGCACGGGTTGTCTTGAGGGAGCAAGAGCAATAAGGATCAAAGCGGACGGATCTTGGGAGCTCAAGAGTGATGGGGACGTTACTTCATCTGAAAGGGAGCTTGCACGGGTACAGGAAAGCAGCTCATTGAAACGAAAACGTGAGGGCGTCGTTTCACCTCTCGCAACTCAGAGGCCGAAGACAGAAGGTGCTGGTCGAGAATCGCTAGCTTCTCGCGAATCCTCAGCATCTTTGGTCATCGAACTCGATTAG
- the zipD gene encoding short coiled-coil protein, whose protein sequence is MASTSDVHGSSPIASLPQPHDTGRVHMSSLSSSSSISDAESERRGRSERPRMASRKPSASILVPRDHPEIEIEEEEFPPDDARAMSPRRNSADLERLGKEARQTLQEQAKALQSSLQALAERIEAVKSDHDKLESENKFLQDYIGGLTRNMTKAELTRSSTKVKRSHK, encoded by the exons ATGGCATCTACGTCGGATGTACACGGATCCTCGCCTATTGCAAGTCTACCACAACCCCATGATACCGGTCGCGTACACATGTCCTccctctcttcatcttcttccatATCCGACGCAGAAAGTGAACGAAGGGGTCGTTCTGAACGCCCTCGAATGGCTAGCCGAAAGCCAAGTGCATCAATCCTAGTGCCTCGCGATCATCCAGAAATCGAAatcgaagaggaagaattcCCGCCCGACGACGCTCGAGCCATGAGTCCCCGTCGCAATTCTGCTGATCTGGAGCGCTTGGGCAAGGAGGCAAGACAAACCTTGCAGGA GCAAGCAAAGGCTCTTCAGTCCTCTCTCCAAGCTCTTGCAGAACGTATTGAGGCGGTCAAGTCCGATCATGACAAACTCGAAAGCGAGAATAAATTTTTGCAAGACTATATCGGCGGACTTACGCGCAACATGACCAAGGCCGAATTGACGAGATCGAGTACCAAAGTCAAGAGATCGCATAAATAA